One genomic region from Tachysurus fulvidraco isolate hzauxx_2018 chromosome 14, HZAU_PFXX_2.0, whole genome shotgun sequence encodes:
- the LOC113656180 gene encoding centrosomal protein of 120 kDa isoform X1 — MASKSDQLLIVVSILEGRQFPKRQQQTLVVQAKFDGEQLETDPVEHKEQPQFCTELAWELDRRTLHQHRLQRTPIKLQCYAIDSNNSSRECVGYIVIDLRSVQEVKQPPKWYSLLSSKYTKLKPSLLLSLVVENDNKQESDQFKAKKAPPRPGSPIKLESMKLEAILNEDEGYHQIGPADVCKDLFVLSVTVAFATRLEQLISSSTKLGNEGSDFFFFYTLLGNDVTSEPFQNLINPNFEPERASVRIRSNDKVLQVFFSQQQSLQIHLCCGNQSLGSTDVSLAALMKNSADLVKQVATIEGAFVLKPPNRIEQNRQPVPVDLQPTVGVAVTLRREDAELLELPIKGGERLKTSVKKSPAVHSFPEPTPSEQRPRSPSPVLSHKSPSPSPEYQHSESEAESLADDAREAQLKQPDLPGPPSAVSENVLPESELENPGTSITVSAPKIAIPASAHHFCFSIDLCSVRNLNVSFPVNCTLRYAYQFFGSAAPIMTNPAVEIKKNTEVFLPQSYCAFDFAALPSQLQDTFQRVPLVVEMWHRDPAARDVLLGTASIQLSHLLSSEKTRFFGQSGQYHWRQTHSQKLPVIKTTGSNEKVAELSYVTVLEDMGLVKAQDVLLSESSQSANQVYNKPAAPARPYSGGEVGTKPRETREYRAALELEMWKEMQEDLFENQLKQKEMSHMQALAEEWRKRDREREALIKKKEMEYNLLEEQLQKTLADLEKREKSLAHAEMETQRLQREMRVEHEFSMRELQDSTRRLREDCAHQVELERSKVRQLEEDLTRHQQQVIDAEKKYKLLEKEFQHYRDQQNTRPEIHLQSEINLLRLEKAELERKLESTTKSKLHYKQQWGRALKELARFKQREQENAMIRLKKQQQELEHMRIRYLAAEEKEAVKNEKHELQDIRNELNRLKQQDEKRTWKEPTSMSLNESADEHLSRLLEERDTLLRTGVYTHEDRIIAELNRQIQEAMANRVPN, encoded by the exons ATGGCCTCGAAATCAGACCAGCTTCTTATTGTTGTTTCTATTCTTGAAG GTCGTCAGTTTCCCAAAAGACAGCAACAAACTTTAGTTGTACAAGCAAAGTTTGATGGAGAACAGTTAGAGACAGATCCTGTGGAGCATAAGGAACAGCCACAGTTTTGTACAGAGCTTGCATGGGAGCTTGATCGCAGAACACTTCACCAGCATAG ACTCCAAAGGACACCCATCAAATTACAGTGCTATGCAATTGATTCAAATAACTCTTCAAGAGAATGTGTTGGATATATTGTAATAGACCTCAGATCTGTTCAGGAGGTTAAGCAG CCTCCTAAGTGGTATTCTTTGCTAAGTAGTAAGTACACGAAACTGAAGCCATCACTCTTGTTGAGCCTGGTCGTGGAAAATGACAACAAACAGGAATCTGATCAATTTAAGGCAAAGAAAGCACCACCAAGACCag GGTCTCCGATAAAGCTTGAGTCAATGAAACTAGAGGCGATTCTAAATGAAGATGAAGGATATCATCAAATTGGACCAGCAGATGTTTGCAAAGATCTGTTTGTTCTGTCTGTAACTGTAGCCTTTGCAACCAGACTGGAacag CTAATCTCCAGTTCAACAAAGCTGGGCAACGAAGGCtcagattttttcttcttctacacACTGCTTGGCAATGATGTCACCAGCGAACCCTTCCAAAACCTGATCAATCCAAACTTTGAGCCAGAACGAGCCTCAGTTCGTATTCGCAGCAATGACAAGGTCTTGCAAGTGTTTTTCAGCCAACAACAGAGCCTTCAG ATCCATCTCTGCTGCGGAAACCAGTCTTTAGGCAGCACCGATGTCTCTCTTGCTGCACTCATGAAGAATAGTGCGGACCTGGTGAAGCAGGTAGCCACTATAGAGGGGGCGTTTGTCTTGAAACCACCAAATCGCATCGAACAGAACCGACAGCCTGTCCCAGTGGATTTACAGCCAACAGTTGGTGTGGCCGTAACGTTGAGAAGAGAGGATGCGGAG CTATTAGAGCTGCCTATTAAGGGTGGAGAGAGGCTTAAGACTTCAGTGAAAAAAAGCCCAGCAGTACATTCCTTTCCAGAGCCAACGCCATCTGAGCAAAGACCACGTAGCCCATCTCCTGTCCTGTCTCACAAATCTCCATCACCATCCCCTGAATATCAGCATTCAGAAAGTGAGGCTGAGAGCCTGGCTGATGATGCAAGGGAAGCTCAGCTAAAACAGCCAG ATTTACCTGGGCCTCCATCAGCTGTGTCTGAAAATGTGCTACCAGAGAGTGAACTAGAAAATCCTGGCACTTCCATTACTGTGTCTGCTCCAAAGATAGCCATTCCAGCCTCAGCACATCATTTCTGCTTCTCCATAGACCTGTGCAGCGTCAGAAATCTTAATGTGAGCTTCCCTGTGAACTGCACACTGAG GTATGCCTACCAGTTTTTTGGGAGTGCAGCCCCAATAATGACGAATCCTGCAGTGGAGATTAAGAAGAACACAGAGGTTTTCCTGCCTCAGTCATACTGTGCCTTTGATTTTGCTGCACTGCCCAGTCAATTACAGGATACCTTTCAGAG AGTTCCCCTTGTGGTTGAAATGTGGCATCGAGACCCTGCTGCTAGAGATGTCCTACTTGGCACGGCCAGTATTCAGCTTTCCCACCTCCTTTCTTCTGAGAAGACCCGCTTCTTTGGCCAGTCTGGCCAGTACCACTGGAGACAGACTCACTCTCAGAAGCTACCTGTTATCAAAACAACAGG ATCAAATGAAAAGGTGGCTGAACTTAGCTATGTGACAGTTCTGGAGGATATGGGTTTAGTGAAAGCCCAGGATGTCCTCTTATCTGAATCTTCGCAG AGTGCTAATCAGGTGTACAATAAGCCAGCAGCTCCAGCTAGGCCTTACAGTGGGGGTGAGGTAGGGACTAAGCCTCGGGAGACTCGGGAGTACAGGGCAGCACTGGAGCTTGAGATGTGGAAGGAGATGCAAGAAGATCTATTTGAAAACCAg ctaaagcagaaagaaatgAGCCATATGCAGGCCCTGGCAGAGGAGTGGAGGAAAAGAGATCGGGAACGAGAAGCACTCATTAAAAAGAAG GAGATGGAGTATAATCTGTTGGAAGAACAACTCCAGAAGACTCTAGCTGATcttgaaaaaagagagaagtcTCTTGCTCATGCAGAGATGGAG ACACAGAGGCTGCAGCGGGAAATGCGTGTGGAACATGAGTTCAGCATGCGGGAGCTGCAGGATAGCACCAGGCGTTTACGTGAAGACTGTGCTCACCAGGTGGAGCTGGAGAGATCAAAGGTCAGGCAGCTTGAGGAGGACCTTACAAGGCATCAACAGCAG GTAATAGATGCTGAAAAGAAGTACAAACTCCTAGAAAAAGAATTTCAGCATTATCGTGACCAACAGAACACTCGACCTGAGATCCATTTACAGTCAGAGATTAACTTGCTGCGATTAGAGAAG GCTGAACTGGAGCGGAAATTAGAATCGACAACAAAATCTAAACTGCATTACAAGCAACAGTGGGGTCGCGCTCTAAAAGAACTGGCGAGATTTAAGCAG agagaacaagagaatgCCATGATACGGCTGAAAAAGCAGCAGCAAGAACTGGAGCACATGAGGATACGGTATCTGGCAGCTGAGGAGAAGGAAGCTGTCAAGAATGAGAAACACGAGCTCCAGGACATCCGCAATGAGCTGAACAG GCTAAAGCAGCAGGATGAGAAGAGAACGTGGAAGGAGCCAACCAGCATGTCTCTGAATGAGAGTGCTGATGAGCACCTGAGTCGCCTGTtagaggagagagacacactgcTTCGTACGGGTGTGTACACACACGAGGACCGCATCATTGCTGAACTCAATAGGCAGATTCAAGAGGCCATGGCCAACAGAGTTCCAAACTGA
- the LOC113656180 gene encoding centrosomal protein of 120 kDa isoform X2: MASKSDQLLIVVSILEGRQFPKRQQQTLVVQAKFDGEQLETDPVEHKEQPQFCTELAWELDRRTLHQHRLQRTPIKLQCYAIDSNNSSRECVGYIVIDLRSVQEVKQPPKWYSLLSSKYTKLKPSLLLSLVVENDNKQESDQFKAKKAPPRPGSPIKLESMKLEAILNEDEGYHQIGPADVCKDLFVLSVTVAFATRLEQLISSSTKLGNEGSDFFFFYTLLGNDVTSEPFQNLINPNFEPERASVRIRSNDKVLQVFFSQQQSLQIHLCCGNQSLGSTDVSLAALMKNSADLVKQVATIEGAFVLKPPNRIEQNRQPVPVDLQPTVGVAVTLRREDAELLELPIKGGERLKTSVKKSPAVHSFPEPTPSEQRPRSPSPVLSHKSPSPSPEYQHSESEAESLADDAREAQLKQPDLPGPPSAVSENVLPESELENPGTSITVSAPKIAIPASAHHFCFSIDLCSVRNLNVSFPVNCTLRYAYQFFGSAAPIMTNPAVEIKKNTEVFLPQSYCAFDFAALPSQLQDTFQRVPLVVEMWHRDPAARDVLLGTASIQLSHLLSSEKTRFFGQSGQYHWRQTHSQKLPVIKTTGSNEKVAELSYVTVLEDMGLVKAQDVLLSESSQSANQVYNKPAAPARPYSGGEVGTKPRETREYRAALELEMWKEMQEDLFENQLKQKEMSHMQALAEEWRKRDREREALIKKKEMEYNLLEEQLQKTLADLEKREKSLAHAEMETQRLQREMRVEHEFSMRELQDSTRRLREDCAHQVELERSKVRQLEEDLTRHQQQVIDAEKKYKLLEKEFQHYRDQQNTRPEIHLQSEINLLRLEKAELERKLESTTKSKLHYKQQWGRALKELARFKQREQENAMIRLKKQQQELEHMRIRYLAAEEKEAVKNEKHELQDIRNELNRN; the protein is encoded by the exons ATGGCCTCGAAATCAGACCAGCTTCTTATTGTTGTTTCTATTCTTGAAG GTCGTCAGTTTCCCAAAAGACAGCAACAAACTTTAGTTGTACAAGCAAAGTTTGATGGAGAACAGTTAGAGACAGATCCTGTGGAGCATAAGGAACAGCCACAGTTTTGTACAGAGCTTGCATGGGAGCTTGATCGCAGAACACTTCACCAGCATAG ACTCCAAAGGACACCCATCAAATTACAGTGCTATGCAATTGATTCAAATAACTCTTCAAGAGAATGTGTTGGATATATTGTAATAGACCTCAGATCTGTTCAGGAGGTTAAGCAG CCTCCTAAGTGGTATTCTTTGCTAAGTAGTAAGTACACGAAACTGAAGCCATCACTCTTGTTGAGCCTGGTCGTGGAAAATGACAACAAACAGGAATCTGATCAATTTAAGGCAAAGAAAGCACCACCAAGACCag GGTCTCCGATAAAGCTTGAGTCAATGAAACTAGAGGCGATTCTAAATGAAGATGAAGGATATCATCAAATTGGACCAGCAGATGTTTGCAAAGATCTGTTTGTTCTGTCTGTAACTGTAGCCTTTGCAACCAGACTGGAacag CTAATCTCCAGTTCAACAAAGCTGGGCAACGAAGGCtcagattttttcttcttctacacACTGCTTGGCAATGATGTCACCAGCGAACCCTTCCAAAACCTGATCAATCCAAACTTTGAGCCAGAACGAGCCTCAGTTCGTATTCGCAGCAATGACAAGGTCTTGCAAGTGTTTTTCAGCCAACAACAGAGCCTTCAG ATCCATCTCTGCTGCGGAAACCAGTCTTTAGGCAGCACCGATGTCTCTCTTGCTGCACTCATGAAGAATAGTGCGGACCTGGTGAAGCAGGTAGCCACTATAGAGGGGGCGTTTGTCTTGAAACCACCAAATCGCATCGAACAGAACCGACAGCCTGTCCCAGTGGATTTACAGCCAACAGTTGGTGTGGCCGTAACGTTGAGAAGAGAGGATGCGGAG CTATTAGAGCTGCCTATTAAGGGTGGAGAGAGGCTTAAGACTTCAGTGAAAAAAAGCCCAGCAGTACATTCCTTTCCAGAGCCAACGCCATCTGAGCAAAGACCACGTAGCCCATCTCCTGTCCTGTCTCACAAATCTCCATCACCATCCCCTGAATATCAGCATTCAGAAAGTGAGGCTGAGAGCCTGGCTGATGATGCAAGGGAAGCTCAGCTAAAACAGCCAG ATTTACCTGGGCCTCCATCAGCTGTGTCTGAAAATGTGCTACCAGAGAGTGAACTAGAAAATCCTGGCACTTCCATTACTGTGTCTGCTCCAAAGATAGCCATTCCAGCCTCAGCACATCATTTCTGCTTCTCCATAGACCTGTGCAGCGTCAGAAATCTTAATGTGAGCTTCCCTGTGAACTGCACACTGAG GTATGCCTACCAGTTTTTTGGGAGTGCAGCCCCAATAATGACGAATCCTGCAGTGGAGATTAAGAAGAACACAGAGGTTTTCCTGCCTCAGTCATACTGTGCCTTTGATTTTGCTGCACTGCCCAGTCAATTACAGGATACCTTTCAGAG AGTTCCCCTTGTGGTTGAAATGTGGCATCGAGACCCTGCTGCTAGAGATGTCCTACTTGGCACGGCCAGTATTCAGCTTTCCCACCTCCTTTCTTCTGAGAAGACCCGCTTCTTTGGCCAGTCTGGCCAGTACCACTGGAGACAGACTCACTCTCAGAAGCTACCTGTTATCAAAACAACAGG ATCAAATGAAAAGGTGGCTGAACTTAGCTATGTGACAGTTCTGGAGGATATGGGTTTAGTGAAAGCCCAGGATGTCCTCTTATCTGAATCTTCGCAG AGTGCTAATCAGGTGTACAATAAGCCAGCAGCTCCAGCTAGGCCTTACAGTGGGGGTGAGGTAGGGACTAAGCCTCGGGAGACTCGGGAGTACAGGGCAGCACTGGAGCTTGAGATGTGGAAGGAGATGCAAGAAGATCTATTTGAAAACCAg ctaaagcagaaagaaatgAGCCATATGCAGGCCCTGGCAGAGGAGTGGAGGAAAAGAGATCGGGAACGAGAAGCACTCATTAAAAAGAAG GAGATGGAGTATAATCTGTTGGAAGAACAACTCCAGAAGACTCTAGCTGATcttgaaaaaagagagaagtcTCTTGCTCATGCAGAGATGGAG ACACAGAGGCTGCAGCGGGAAATGCGTGTGGAACATGAGTTCAGCATGCGGGAGCTGCAGGATAGCACCAGGCGTTTACGTGAAGACTGTGCTCACCAGGTGGAGCTGGAGAGATCAAAGGTCAGGCAGCTTGAGGAGGACCTTACAAGGCATCAACAGCAG GTAATAGATGCTGAAAAGAAGTACAAACTCCTAGAAAAAGAATTTCAGCATTATCGTGACCAACAGAACACTCGACCTGAGATCCATTTACAGTCAGAGATTAACTTGCTGCGATTAGAGAAG GCTGAACTGGAGCGGAAATTAGAATCGACAACAAAATCTAAACTGCATTACAAGCAACAGTGGGGTCGCGCTCTAAAAGAACTGGCGAGATTTAAGCAG agagaacaagagaatgCCATGATACGGCTGAAAAAGCAGCAGCAAGAACTGGAGCACATGAGGATACGGTATCTGGCAGCTGAGGAGAAGGAAGCTGTCAAGAATGAGAAACACGAGCTCCAGGACATCCGCAATGAGCTGAACAG AAATTAA
- the znf608 gene encoding zinc finger protein 608: MWRMSVTSSAGQRTKANGVDAYDSGDDWEIGLGNLIIDLEADLEKDRRKSEMNRILTVKSPAEELPFGVAAESTSAAYDGLASPAANFCTEVRRFKEKRRNSCASDGGDKLRSFDPPPRAVPKVCITKRREAQGRPGEAFAMNSSDANASCAKGKEGKRGKHQSKGLRKEKDCVRTRKEKHGEGFELENGRSFGRTEESSRYCAHGGTAVMERDEMDAKGIRASAFVVEEDGGSCEREHNHKTLSIKTRSVGTNTQEAERAVESNYMEPCQPGTSVNLEGIVWHETEEGVLVVNVTWRKRTYVGTLLDCTKHDWAPPRFCESPISDSEMTCGRGRGKRMRLAVSDQSVTEPGLSKIRGLTHKRRGVGIGNKGRRGSLNFSTCRTPTYFSVEDIKSSSLMCGKRISKAPPDLDLTLLSEDIRNGNGKRIRTKSRSAPSTPQGKSDPLFLEQVCASPILIDCPHPNCNKKYKHINGLRYHQSHAHLDSNSKQEFEAESEDRLSDYDEPLSSMPLDSSENLDIISKKPRTMYKLNSGGSLKNRKLLLSTDHSPPANSKQRRNVIGKEGPTDDLNNLPLISNMSVVLENCLITDRNSSIEMPKLEAEGVIDKREVKKENGVAERCSAKTRTNRFIVTTPAPPKLIAIPTFPNKITDGSSHQPSPSVAITKTKNLSLKPIKPKLDIVAQVNMSNAAIVVSKENKRKEKHRLKDRNYKDSRSPKTDPAFIKADDIKSIGKDLPVSLLKEHLSKQDVVNGLSETQESRMASIRAEADKVYTFTDNAPSPSIGSSARMDSGTLSNCDSSTTKTNSPAYSDISDVAEDGGLNSRSRRNSAPDSNLNGNINPKIQISSVTTAMGKETQASTHGHAYESYGLPGYMHSGQGNSAAYLKVSTPYSRTKEDVRELSEDLKTSETIADSSSQSQLQLAMTQTQTALAQSLYYGQYTRNAPIDQKVLIVPNNHRQQNEACCDDVQCSKQSRVQARRGPEQKERAKEDTKQIITSSVAIHKGTNSVKISCAKPGFIYVELDKQLPLQQPQVKSSIMSITKDQGLNKESEDFNSECQNAKTIVDTNVTYLNASESQSWNHSFQSKYVKHQNQEVNKVSQEIGPDKGKDWHVPPEPQPRLEAELQNVHCETTSEDIEENTRAEVEKTPSETSENPQSTRVAVSSSQQSYIQYQHSYPYLHLCETNNTSFSVMSPALVHNYPGYHYPLYGKTPEREESSGMQHSKSVSDPTDLELLPPHSHPYHGKCPVPGDPGGTEQEDRDTERERESFAHHLHTHHHTHLGMSYSLVSGQYDQFQGLSTVAMCASQQVATTQTTSCGMHGLIA, translated from the exons ATGTGGAGAATGTCAGTCACTTCCTCCGCTGGACAGAGAACTAAGGCAAACGGAGTTGATGCGTACGACAGCGGCGATGATTGGGAGATTGGACTCGGCAATCTGATCATCGACCTGGAAGCCGATTTGGAAAAGGACCGCAGGAAATCAGAGATGAATCGCATTCTGACCGTAAAAAGTCCCGCGGAGGAGCTGCCGTTCGGTGTTGCAGCGGAAAGCACCAGCGCCGCGTACGATGGTCTCGCGAGTCCCGCCGCCAATTTCTGCACCGAGGTGAGAAGATTCAAAGAGAAGCGGCGCAATTCATGCGCGAGCGACGGCGGCGACAAATTACGGTCCTTCGACCCGCCGCCGCGCGCGGTTCCCAAAGTGTGCATCACTAAGCGGCGTGAAGCTCAAGGACGCCCCGGAGAGGCATTCGCAATGAATTCGAGTGATGCAAACGCTTCTTGCGCCAAAGGCAAAGAGGGCAAGAGAGGAAAACATCAGAGCAAAGGacttagaaaagaaaaggactGTGTGAGGACGCGTAAAGAGAAGCACGGAGAAGGATTTGAATTGGAGAATGGTCGTTCTTTCGGGAGGACCGAAGAGAGCTCGCGCTATTGTGCACACGGAGGAACGGCGGTCATGGAAAGGGACGAAATGGACGCAAAGGGGATAAGGGCTAGTGCTTTTGTTGTGGAGGAGGATGGAGGGAGCTGTGAGCGAGAGCACAACCACAAAACG TTAAGTATAAAAACCAGGTCAGTGGGGACCAATACACAAGAAGCTGAAAGAGCTGTTGAGTCAAACTACATGGAGCCATGTCAACCAGGAACAAGCGTAAATCTGGAAGGGATTGTTTGGCATGAAACAGAGGAGG GGGTTCTTGTTGTGAATGTGACATGGAGAAAAAGGACCTATGTTGGAACTCTCTTAGATTGTACCAAGCATGACTGGGCTCCCCCTCG GTTTTGTGAGTCTCCAATAAGTGATTCTGAAATGACATGTGGTCGGGGACGTGGTAAACGGATGAGACTGGCAGTGTCAGATCAGTCTGTGACAGAACCTGGCCTCTCCAAGATAAGAGGACTGACACATAAGAGACGTGGCGTGGGCATAGGCAACAAAGGGAGACGAGGCAGTCTAAACTTTAGTACTTGTAGGACCCCTACCTACTTTTCAGTAGAGGACATTAAGTCAAGTTCACTCATGTGTGGCAAACGGATAAGCAAAGCTCCACCTGATCTAGATTTGACCTTGCTTTCTGAGGACATTAGGAATGGAAATGGGAAAAGAATTCGCACCAAATCTAGGAGTGCTCCATCTACTCCACAAGGGAAATCTGATCCATTGTTTTTGGAGCAGGTTTGTGCCTCACCAATATTAATTGACTGTCCACACCCTAATTGCAACAAGAAATACAAGCATATTAATGGGCTTCGCTATCACCAATCACATGCACACTTGGACAGCAACAGCAAACAAGAGTTTGAGGCAGAGAGTGAGGACCGGCTTTCTGATTATGATGAACCACTCAGCAGCATGCCTCTTGATTCTAGTGAGAATCTTGATATTATTTCAAAAAAGCCACGAACCATGTATAAGCTTAATTCTGGTGGATCTTTAAAGAACAGAAAGTTATTACTCAGCACTGATCACAGTCCCCCAGCAAACTCTAAGCAGAGAAGAAATGTAATAGGCAAAGAGGGACCAACTGATGACCTAAACAACCTGCCACTTATTTCAAACATGTCTGTAGTCCTTGAGAACTGCCTTATTACAGATCGTAACTCATCTATAGAAATGCCCAAACTTGAAGCAGAGGGTGTCATTGATAAGAGGGAAGTTAAAAAGGAAAATGGAGTAGCTGAAAGGTGCTCAGCCAAAACTAGGACCAACAGGTTTATTGTTACTACCCCTGCACCCCCAAAGCTTATTGCTATTCCTACATTTCCTAATAAAATCACAGATGGTTCCTCTCATCAACCTTCACCATCTGTAGCTATCACAAAAACTAAGAATCTTTCACTGAAACCCATCAAGCCAAAATTGGATATTGTAGCACAAGTTAATATGTCAAATGCAGCCATAGTGGTAAGCAAGGAAAATAAGAGAAAGGAAAAGCACAGGCTAAAGGACAGAAATTATAAAGATTCACGAAGTCCAAAAACTGATCCTGCTTTCATAAAGGCTGATGACATAAAAAGTATAGGAAAGGACTTACCAGTAAGCTTATTAAAAGAGCATCTGAGCAAGCAGGATGTTGTTAATGGTCTTAGTGAAACTCAAGAAAGTCGAATGGCAAGTATCAGAGCTGAGGCTGACAAGGTGTACACTTTTACTGACAATGCACCAAGTCCCTCAATTGGAAGCTCTGCAAGAATGGACTCGGGCACACTTTCAAACTGTGACAGTAGTACCACCAAGACCAACAGTCCAGCATACTCAGACATATCAGACGTGGCAGAGGATGGTGGATTAAATTCTAGATCAAGGAGAAACTCAGCTCCTGATTCAAATTTAAATGGAAATATCAATCCTAAGATCCAAATTTCTTCTGTCACTACAGCCATGGGAAAAGAAACTCAGGCATCAACTCATGGTCATGCGTATGAATCTTATGGTCTTCCAGGCTACATGCACTCTGGACAAGGAAACTCTGCTGCTTACTTAAAGGTTTCTACCCCTTATTCTAGAACTAAGGAGGATGTTCGAGAGTTAAGCGAGGACCTGAAAACCTCAGAAACAATTGCTGATTCCAGCTCTCAGTCACAGCTTCAATTAGCtatgacacaaacacagactgcTTTAGCTCAGTCCCTGTACTATGGACAGTATACTCGTAATGCCCCTATAGACCAGAAGGTTTTGATAGTTCCAAACAATCACAGACAGCAGAATGAGGCATGCTGTGATGATGTGCAATGCAGCAAACAAAGCCGAGTTCAAGCAAGACGTGGACCTGAACAGAAAGAACGAGCAAAAGAGGATACGAAACAGATTATAACATCATCTGTGGCCATTCATAAGGGAACAAACTCGGTTAAAATCAGCTGTGCAAAACCTGGTTTCATCTATGTAGAGTTGGACAAACAGTTACCTCTTCAGCAGCCCCAGGTGAAATCTTCTATTATGTCAATAACAAAAGACCAGGGGCTTAACAAGGAGTCGGAAGACTTCAACTCAGAATgtcaaaatgcaaaaacaatAGTGGATACAAATGTAACATATCTAAAT GCTTCAGAATCACAGTCCTGGAACCACTCATTTCAGTCCAAATATGTGAAGCATCAAAATCAAGAGGTAAACAAGGTCTCTCAGGAAATAGGCCCAGACAAGGGGAAAGACTGGCATGTGCCTCCTGAGCCACAGCCCAGACTGGAGGCTGAACTTCAAAATGTACATTGTGAGACAACTTCTGAGGACATCGAGGAGAATACTAGAGCAGAAGTAGAAAAGACACCTAGTGAAACCTCTGAAAACCCACAGAGCACAAGAGTCGCTGTGTCATCTTCTCAACAATCTTACATCCAGTACCAGCACTCTTACCCATACTTACATCTGTGTGAGACAAATAACACATCATTTAGTGTGATGTCACCAGCATTGGTGCACAACTATCCAG GCTACCATTACCCTCTATATGGGAAGACACCTGAGAGAGAGGAATCAAGTGGGATGCAACACAGCAAGTCAGTTTCTGATCCAACAGACCTTGAGCTGCTGCCACCTCACAGTCATCCATACCATGGGAAATGTCCTGTG CCTGGGGACCCAGGAGGTACTGAACAGGAGGACAGGGACACAGAGCGTGAGAGAGAATCATTTGCTCACCACcttcacacacatcatcacactcatcTGGGCATGAGCTACTCTCTTGTGTCAGGGCAGTATGACCAATTtcaag GTCTGAGTACAGTAGCAATGTGTGCCAGTCAGCAAGTGGCAACCACACAGACCACATCTTGTGGTATGCATGGCCTTATTGCTTGA